From a single Ignavibacteria bacterium genomic region:
- a CDS encoding insulinase family protein, protein MDNINITILPGGTTIVTEHVPYVQSFSLGFWYNTGSCDETIETSGISHFLEHMLFKGTKRRTAKKISDDIESLGGYINAFTAKEHTCYYARGMASNLGKTFDVIADMVQYPLMREKDIKNEIGVILDELNDLNDNPDELIFDKFEELVFPGLPLGYSILGSEQTISSFSHDMVSTHHAHHYTPGNLLISASGNITHEQLVKLAQKHLHKSTIRAEIKRDYAGTHPGIEHVMLRETEQVYSIMGAKSVGYNSGQRLPLNILSLILGEGTSSRLYQNIREKLGITYQINSFINFYKDASSFGIYFSTNTGNFDKAMKNIEKELNKFREREIDPRELKRAKEYLKGSILLTLESTSNRMIRMANLLLNHGRIIPVEEVIQKIDAVTAEEIKVLADDLLRFENFTKVFIKPQTKLITTAA, encoded by the coding sequence TTGGATAACATTAACATCACAATATTACCCGGTGGCACTACAATTGTCACCGAGCATGTACCTTATGTGCAGTCATTTTCGCTGGGCTTCTGGTACAATACGGGTTCATGTGATGAGACCATTGAAACGAGTGGCATCTCACATTTCCTCGAACATATGCTGTTTAAAGGCACAAAGCGGCGCACTGCAAAGAAGATATCCGACGATATCGAATCTCTCGGTGGTTACATCAATGCTTTTACAGCCAAAGAGCATACATGCTATTATGCCAGAGGGATGGCTTCCAATCTCGGGAAGACATTCGATGTAATAGCTGACATGGTGCAATATCCACTCATGCGTGAGAAGGATATCAAGAACGAGATTGGTGTTATTCTTGACGAGTTAAACGATTTAAATGACAATCCTGATGAACTGATCTTCGACAAATTCGAAGAGCTGGTTTTCCCGGGTCTGCCTCTTGGATACTCAATTTTGGGTTCAGAGCAGACCATTTCGTCGTTTAGTCATGATATGGTGAGTACACATCACGCTCATCACTATACACCGGGGAATCTGCTGATTTCCGCTTCGGGTAACATTACCCATGAACAGCTTGTGAAGCTGGCTCAGAAGCATCTGCACAAATCGACAATTCGTGCTGAAATAAAGAGGGATTACGCAGGAACTCATCCGGGTATCGAGCATGTGATGCTGAGAGAGACCGAGCAGGTTTATTCGATTATGGGAGCAAAAAGTGTCGGCTACAACAGCGGACAGAGGTTGCCTCTTAATATTCTTTCCCTGATTCTCGGGGAAGGAACGAGCAGCAGACTCTATCAGAACATAAGAGAAAAACTCGGAATTACATATCAGATTAACAGCTTTATCAATTTTTACAAAGATGCCTCTTCGTTTGGCATCTATTTCTCGACAAATACCGGGAATTTTGACAAAGCGATGAAGAATATAGAAAAAGAGCTCAACAAGTTCAGGGAAAGAGAAATCGATCCCCGTGAACTAAAAAGAGCAAAAGAGTATTTGAAAGGAAGCATCCTTCTGACACTCGAAAGCACTTCCAACAGAATGATCAGAATGGCCAATCTGTTACTGAATCACGGGAGAATAATCCCTGTTGAAGAAGTGATACAAAAAATTGATGCAGTAACGGCGGAAGAGATAAAAGTTCTTGCCGACGATCTGCTTAGATTCGAAAATTTTACAAAAGTGTTTATTAAACCGCAAACCAAACTGATAACTACCGCAGCATAG
- a CDS encoding VWA domain-containing protein: MKKVIHSVFARALFSNLLFAVLLLSAPFQADGQGLNARYIKSNTKEFPRNTLTSLLVYDNYGVAVKGLDKGNFTAFLDGKEGKINSVSTLAATGKGIYTVLCIDVSGSMKGKPIEDSKAAVLRFINELGDKDYLAIYSYGEDANLVADFSNDKGYLSDQVKKLAARDPHTSLFYGANKGLEKLRDKAKADEPVNLIIIGDGNNDSPNGAYSIDDVISKAKEIGVPVFTFGYTSADRISLQNLEKIGNETGGRYYDSPGKEQLDENFKKMRDNIMNIYILSYAVYDLEGKGQDANGVYTVKKDPLKSEVTGKVNLPPSKAAAKPEDSTEFPLLYVLIAAGALLLVGGIVLIVTSSNKKKRQEAERRRRQEEEAEAAKLALQREKEEFEKAKSPVETPVRPVSTSGRTMVEEPFAPTVTEQGDAGRTVIVRPGQGSAGVSTLYMDVKVGELAGQQFTVTKSGAIVGRSQADATLVLPVSTVSKRHAKISWTNAGFVIEDLNSSNGVFVNMNRITGPVLISDGNSFKIGGCEGHFRLK, from the coding sequence ATGAAAAAAGTAATTCATTCTGTTTTTGCAAGGGCATTGTTTTCAAATCTGCTGTTTGCCGTTCTTCTTCTCTCAGCACCATTTCAGGCAGATGGACAGGGATTGAATGCAAGATACATCAAGAGCAACACAAAGGAGTTTCCGAGGAACACCCTCACTTCGCTGCTCGTGTACGACAATTATGGAGTTGCGGTAAAGGGACTCGACAAGGGAAACTTCACTGCATTTCTCGACGGCAAGGAAGGAAAGATCAACTCGGTTTCCACCCTGGCAGCCACGGGTAAAGGAATATACACAGTCCTATGCATCGATGTATCGGGTTCAATGAAGGGGAAGCCGATAGAGGATTCGAAAGCCGCGGTATTGCGGTTTATCAATGAACTCGGTGACAAGGATTATCTCGCCATTTACAGTTACGGCGAGGATGCCAATCTGGTCGCAGATTTCAGTAACGACAAAGGTTATCTCTCTGATCAGGTGAAGAAACTTGCAGCAAGAGATCCACACACCTCCCTCTTCTATGGAGCCAACAAAGGACTTGAGAAACTCCGTGACAAAGCAAAAGCAGATGAACCGGTAAATCTTATAATCATTGGTGACGGCAACAACGACAGTCCCAATGGTGCTTACTCGATTGATGATGTAATCTCCAAAGCAAAAGAAATTGGTGTGCCCGTTTTTACTTTTGGTTACACTTCCGCTGACAGAATTTCCCTCCAGAACCTTGAGAAAATAGGAAATGAAACAGGCGGCAGATATTATGATTCCCCGGGGAAGGAACAGCTTGATGAAAACTTTAAAAAGATGCGTGACAACATCATGAATATCTACATCCTTTCCTATGCGGTCTATGATCTCGAGGGAAAAGGACAGGATGCCAATGGAGTCTATACTGTAAAAAAAGACCCGCTCAAAAGTGAAGTGACCGGAAAGGTCAACCTGCCCCCTTCAAAAGCCGCCGCAAAACCGGAGGACAGCACCGAATTCCCTCTGCTTTATGTATTGATTGCTGCAGGGGCGCTTCTTCTTGTTGGTGGAATAGTGCTTATAGTTACTAGTTCGAACAAGAAAAAACGACAGGAAGCCGAAAGACGCCGCCGTCAGGAAGAGGAAGCTGAAGCAGCAAAACTCGCTTTACAGAGAGAAAAAGAGGAGTTTGAGAAGGCAAAATCACCCGTCGAAACTCCGGTTCGTCCCGTTTCAACTTCGGGGAGAACCATGGTGGAGGAACCGTTCGCACCTACTGTAACCGAACAGGGTGACGCCGGCAGAACTGTGATAGTAAGACCCGGTCAGGGATCGGCAGGCGTTTCCACACTCTATATGGATGTAAAAGTTGGGGAACTTGCCGGACAACAGTTTACAGTCACAAAATCAGGAGCCATTGTCGGCAGATCGCAGGCTGATGCCACTTTGGTGCTGCCTGTATCAACTGTATCAAAAAGACATGCAAAAATTTCCTGGACAAATGCCGGCTTCGTAATAGAAGACCTTAATTCATCGAACGGTGTCTTTGTGAATATGAACAGGATAACAGGACCCGTGCTGATTTCAGACGGAAATTCATTTAAGATTGGTGGCTGCGAAGGTCACTTCAGACTAAAATAG
- a CDS encoding FHA domain-containing protein: MKTEFRTCANGHQYSGDYCPYCPAEDRLSGIPTVVEERPAPLSEDRTVIEKSGPSVSAYQSSSSSPSLGDRTEIVTPSKQPLPGQPMLAPLGSEKVNPAGRKIVGFLVSYDIDPLGMVYNLYEGRNLIGRIHPASVLIPNSSVSDKHALILYRDEKFYLADELSTNGTFVNGEMIEEKVKLADRDEVKFGEIKTRFIII, translated from the coding sequence AGAATTCAGAACATGCGCAAACGGTCATCAATATTCAGGTGACTACTGTCCTTATTGTCCGGCTGAAGACCGGCTTAGCGGAATCCCCACGGTAGTGGAAGAGAGACCGGCACCTTTGTCAGAAGACAGAACCGTTATCGAAAAAAGTGGTCCTTCCGTCTCCGCCTACCAATCCTCTTCATCATCTCCTTCACTGGGTGACAGAACCGAAATCGTAACCCCGTCAAAGCAACCATTGCCCGGGCAGCCAATGCTTGCACCACTCGGCAGCGAAAAAGTGAATCCGGCAGGAAGAAAAATAGTCGGTTTTCTCGTCAGTTACGACATAGATCCCCTTGGAATGGTTTACAATTTGTATGAAGGAAGAAATCTCATAGGCAGAATTCATCCGGCATCGGTTCTCATTCCAAACTCGAGTGTTAGTGACAAACACGCCCTGATACTTTACAGAGACGAAAAATTTTATCTTGCGGACGAACTCTCGACAAACGGTACCTTTGTTAATGGTGAGATGATCGAAGAAAAAGTGAAGCTCGCTGACCGTGACGAGGTAAAATTTGGAGAAATAAAAACAAGATTCATCATTATTTAG
- a CDS encoding RNA ligase (ATP), translating to MRKLATIQIISDVQPIEGADRIQVASVLGWKVVIKKDEFKPGDPAIYCEVDSFLPVKPEFEFLRKSSYKKMSDGTEGFRLKTIKLRGVISQGLLIPVSSLPGYPEVPPPGTDVTDILGILKYEPPIPAQLAGEVKGPFPGFISKTDEERIQNLIDSLPNYKDSLFYVTEKVDGTSITIYLKDGQFGICSRNLELVENPENTYWCVVKELDIENKLRNLGRNIALQGELIGEGIQKNIYRLRGQTIKFFDAFDIDKYEYFDYPSFKSIIDEFGLATVPVIEEALQLPQSVDEILTMANGKSALNPDANREGLVFRTTSGKRFSFKAISNNFLLSDEE from the coding sequence ATGAGAAAACTTGCAACAATTCAGATTATATCAGATGTGCAGCCGATTGAAGGTGCTGACAGAATCCAGGTCGCCTCGGTTCTCGGCTGGAAAGTCGTCATCAAAAAAGATGAATTCAAACCGGGAGACCCGGCAATCTATTGTGAAGTTGATTCCTTCCTCCCCGTAAAACCGGAATTCGAGTTCCTTCGCAAGTCATCTTATAAAAAGATGTCCGACGGTACCGAGGGATTCAGACTGAAAACCATAAAATTGCGAGGCGTAATAAGCCAGGGATTACTCATCCCCGTTTCATCACTCCCCGGTTATCCCGAAGTGCCGCCTCCGGGAACCGATGTCACTGATATTCTCGGCATCCTGAAGTATGAGCCCCCGATTCCCGCCCAGCTCGCCGGTGAGGTTAAAGGTCCATTCCCCGGTTTCATTAGCAAGACTGATGAAGAAAGAATTCAAAATCTCATCGATTCCCTTCCCAACTATAAAGATTCACTATTTTATGTCACCGAAAAAGTGGATGGTACTTCGATTACGATTTATCTTAAGGATGGTCAGTTTGGCATCTGTTCAAGGAATCTCGAGCTGGTCGAAAATCCCGAAAACACCTACTGGTGTGTCGTTAAAGAGCTGGACATCGAGAACAAACTTCGGAACCTTGGAAGAAATATTGCCCTGCAGGGTGAACTTATCGGTGAGGGGATACAAAAAAACATCTACAGACTTCGCGGGCAAACCATAAAATTCTTCGATGCCTTCGATATCGATAAATATGAATATTTCGACTACCCTTCGTTCAAATCGATAATCGATGAATTTGGTCTGGCAACCGTCCCAGTAATTGAGGAGGCGCTCCAACTCCCTCAATCTGTCGATGAAATACTGACAATGGCAAACGGAAAATCTGCCCTGAATCCCGATGCAAACCGCGAAGGTCTGGTTTTCAGAACCACTTCGGGGAAGAGATTCTCATTTAAGGCAATAAGCAATAATTTTTTACTGAGTGACGAAGAATAA
- a CDS encoding Stp1/IreP family PP2C-type Ser/Thr phosphatase, protein MADKIKLEFGNRSDVGQVRKANEDYFGYYSGVFGELFIVCDGMGGYKGGKVASTTAVEAIKKHFEGVKPGADLRMELFNSLKLADREISVKAEEDPELGRMGSTAVVVLINNNHLYFAHIGDSRIYRIRDDEIERLTRDHSLVQEMVDSKIITEEQAEHHPQKNVILRSLGPNGNSEPQVDPRDEVLFKDDFIVLCSDGLTGHVEDREIRDIVLKNPPIEACNKLVNLANERGGKDNITVQVIKVADGKKKAASLKDKAKITQAGIVAGVALLVLILWYVLSNFNQKVEIPESKETVKTAQDTAQAKNPADTSGQSDNKREDKKTDKTDTKQGNGN, encoded by the coding sequence ATGGCAGATAAAATTAAACTCGAGTTTGGGAACAGATCTGATGTCGGTCAGGTAAGAAAGGCGAATGAAGACTATTTCGGCTACTACAGCGGTGTATTTGGCGAACTCTTCATTGTTTGTGATGGCATGGGCGGGTACAAAGGAGGCAAGGTTGCTTCCACTACCGCAGTTGAAGCCATAAAGAAGCACTTCGAGGGAGTGAAACCGGGTGCCGACCTCAGAATGGAGCTCTTCAATTCCCTGAAACTTGCTGACAGAGAGATTTCCGTCAAAGCGGAAGAAGACCCTGAACTCGGAAGAATGGGCTCGACTGCAGTGGTTGTGCTTATTAACAACAATCACCTCTATTTTGCGCACATCGGAGACAGCAGAATATACCGCATCCGTGATGATGAGATAGAGAGACTGACACGGGATCATTCTCTTGTGCAGGAGATGGTTGACAGTAAAATTATCACCGAGGAGCAGGCTGAACATCACCCACAAAAAAATGTAATTCTTCGCTCTCTTGGTCCCAACGGCAACTCTGAACCGCAGGTCGATCCCAGGGATGAGGTGTTGTTTAAGGATGATTTCATTGTCCTCTGCTCGGATGGATTGACGGGTCATGTGGAAGACAGGGAGATCAGGGATATTGTGCTGAAGAATCCTCCCATCGAAGCATGTAACAAACTTGTGAATCTTGCAAATGAGCGTGGTGGCAAGGACAACATTACAGTTCAGGTTATCAAAGTCGCTGACGGGAAAAAGAAGGCTGCAAGTCTGAAGGACAAGGCAAAAATCACACAGGCAGGGATAGTTGCAGGTGTTGCGCTGCTGGTGCTGATTCTGTGGTATGTCTTAAGCAACTTTAATCAGAAAGTTGAGATTCCCGAATCAAAGGAAACTGTAAAAACGGCACAAGACACAGCACAAGCGAAAAACCCCGCTGACACTTCCGGTCAGTCAGATAATAAACGGGAAGACAAAAAGACGGACAAAACTGATACCAAACAAGGCAATGGAAACTAA
- a CDS encoding DsrE family protein: MKIGIIIETKEFEKAWNAFRFAVTSLKQGHETKVFLMGEAVECEGLTHEKYNVDEQLKLFVSLGGELLACGTCLKSRQLEDTTSCPVSTMVDCLNMVVWADKTVTF, translated from the coding sequence ATGAAAATCGGAATTATTATCGAAACAAAAGAATTTGAAAAAGCGTGGAATGCTTTCCGTTTTGCGGTTACCTCATTGAAGCAAGGACATGAAACAAAAGTTTTCCTGATGGGTGAGGCTGTAGAATGCGAGGGACTTACTCATGAAAAATACAATGTGGATGAACAACTTAAACTCTTTGTCTCTCTCGGCGGTGAACTTCTCGCATGTGGCACCTGCCTGAAATCACGACAACTTGAGGATACCACTTCATGCCCCGTTTCCACCATGGTGGATTGTCTGAATATGGTGGTTTGGGCGGATAAAACCGTTACTTTTTAG
- a CDS encoding aminotransferase class I/II-fold pyridoxal phosphate-dependent enzyme encodes MISDAIKPAVRTDNITYAIRDILLVADEVAKTGKEMLYLNIGDPNIYDFEPPRHLVEASYRAMLMNKNGYAPSSGIKEAVQAIRDEGEKKGIKNIRDVFVTHGASEAIDICLTALVNDGENVLTPTPGYPLYTAISAKLSAYENPYYLDESNGWQPDIDDIKKKINSKTKAIVLINPNNPTGSLYKKEILEEIIKVAEENNLVIFADEIYDKLLFDGQKHISIASLNSVVPMITFGGLSKNYMVPGFRIGWGIVSGNEAKLKDYLGAINRILRSRLSANHPEQYGIKIALEGDQSHLVEAMKKLQVRRDITFEMLNQVEGISCVKPEGAFYAFPKIETDKTDFEFVTGLIKETGVVVVHGSGFGQVPGTRHFRVVFLPEDDILRRAYKKIGDFYGKFA; translated from the coding sequence ATGATATCAGATGCAATAAAACCCGCCGTAAGAACCGACAATATCACCTATGCGATCAGAGATATTTTACTTGTGGCAGATGAAGTGGCAAAAACAGGTAAAGAGATGCTTTATTTGAATATTGGTGACCCCAATATTTACGATTTTGAACCGCCCCGTCACCTGGTTGAGGCCTCTTACAGGGCAATGTTGATGAATAAAAATGGTTACGCCCCCTCTTCGGGTATAAAGGAAGCCGTTCAGGCAATCAGGGATGAAGGCGAAAAAAAAGGAATTAAAAACATCCGTGATGTCTTCGTTACACACGGAGCAAGTGAAGCCATAGATATTTGTCTGACGGCACTTGTAAACGATGGCGAGAATGTCCTCACTCCGACACCGGGATACCCCCTTTATACAGCGATTTCCGCGAAACTTTCCGCCTACGAAAATCCTTACTACCTTGATGAATCAAACGGATGGCAACCCGATATTGATGACATAAAGAAAAAAATAAACAGCAAGACAAAAGCGATTGTCCTCATTAATCCAAACAATCCGACAGGCTCTCTTTACAAAAAAGAGATTCTTGAAGAGATCATCAAGGTGGCTGAAGAGAACAATCTGGTGATTTTTGCCGACGAAATTTACGATAAACTCCTTTTCGATGGCCAGAAACACATTTCGATAGCATCGCTCAATTCGGTAGTTCCGATGATTACATTCGGCGGGCTTTCCAAGAATTACATGGTTCCCGGTTTCAGAATAGGCTGGGGAATTGTAAGCGGAAATGAAGCCAAACTGAAGGATTATCTTGGAGCCATAAACAGAATTTTAAGATCCAGGCTTTCGGCAAACCACCCTGAACAATACGGAATCAAGATAGCTCTTGAAGGTGACCAGTCACACCTCGTTGAAGCAATGAAAAAACTTCAGGTGAGAAGGGACATTACTTTTGAAATGTTGAATCAGGTTGAAGGAATCAGTTGCGTTAAACCTGAAGGTGCTTTTTACGCTTTCCCAAAGATCGAAACGGACAAGACAGACTTTGAATTTGTTACCGGCCTGATAAAAGAGACAGGTGTTGTTGTGGTACATGGCAGCGGATTTGGTCAGGTTCCGGGAACAAGACACTTCAGAGTGGTGTTTTTACCTGAGGATGATATATTGAGAAGAGCATATAAAAAGATTGGCGATTTCTACGGCAAGTTTGCTTAA
- a CDS encoding serine/threonine protein kinase, producing MFTENQIIKDEYRIIRKIGEGGMGTVYLAEDIHMQQEVAIKLLHPALTTDPEIVERFKTEAKAQYKLTHPYIVKLTRLVQYGDDYFIVMEYVDGMTLKEMLRKTGLLPEDRALPIFHKILRGLAYAHSQGIIHRDIKPGNIIIDGKSGNPKITDFGIAKILGDKGMTQTGTKLGTVYYMSPEQIKNPKAVDQRTDVYSLGVTLYEMLTGNLPFNTGLDSEYDLMNEIVNTPIKNPLDYYPHISPGVVKMIYHMTAKDKSTRFGHCEEYIDFHLRNANEDKQTPSQKVSSGSASFLLLLALTAVVVLLFIFGNDLTKMIKGGKIVKDTVTVNKDSIDKVEFDKLQREKEKMRRDKEAKAKKDSIDAAKADTVKKKKPAVDEETIPPDSTQN from the coding sequence ATGTTTACAGAAAACCAGATAATAAAAGACGAATACAGAATAATCCGTAAAATCGGTGAAGGCGGAATGGGTACGGTATATCTTGCCGAGGATATCCATATGCAGCAGGAAGTGGCGATAAAATTGCTGCATCCGGCACTTACCACTGATCCGGAAATCGTCGAAAGGTTTAAAACTGAAGCCAAGGCACAGTATAAACTGACACATCCGTATATCGTCAAACTTACCCGGCTGGTTCAGTATGGTGATGACTATTTCATCGTAATGGAATATGTTGATGGCATGACTCTTAAAGAGATGCTGCGGAAAACGGGACTGCTTCCGGAAGACAGGGCGCTGCCGATATTTCATAAAATTCTTCGCGGTCTTGCATATGCCCACTCACAAGGAATTATTCACCGTGACATAAAGCCCGGAAATATCATCATTGATGGTAAAAGCGGTAACCCGAAGATTACCGATTTTGGTATAGCCAAGATTCTTGGCGACAAGGGGATGACGCAGACAGGCACGAAACTCGGAACTGTCTACTACATGTCTCCCGAACAAATAAAGAACCCGAAGGCGGTCGATCAAAGAACGGATGTCTATTCGCTTGGTGTGACTCTCTACGAAATGTTGACCGGGAACCTCCCCTTCAACACGGGTCTGGATTCAGAGTATGATCTGATGAACGAGATCGTGAATACACCTATAAAAAACCCCCTGGACTACTATCCTCATATCTCTCCCGGCGTGGTAAAAATGATTTATCACATGACTGCCAAGGACAAATCAACGAGATTTGGTCATTGTGAGGAGTATATCGATTTTCATCTTCGAAATGCAAACGAAGATAAACAAACCCCGTCACAGAAGGTATCCAGCGGTTCAGCTTCATTTCTCCTTTTGCTTGCCCTTACAGCCGTTGTGGTTCTCCTCTTTATTTTTGGTAACGATCTTACCAAAATGATCAAAGGAGGTAAAATAGTGAAGGATACCGTTACGGTAAACAAGGACTCAATTGACAAGGTTGAGTTTGACAAACTGCAACGGGAAAAAGAGAAGATGAGAAGAGACAAGGAAGCGAAAGCTAAAAAAGATTCGATTGACGCCGCAAAGGCTGATACCGTGAAGAAGAAAAAACCGGCAGTCGATGAGGAGACAATTCCCCCCGACTCAACTCAAAATTGA